The Bdellovibrio bacteriovorus W nucleotide sequence CCTCAGCAGGAAGGCGCAATTGATCTTCAATGGCTTTAAAGTTTTCGTACTGGCGATAAAGAGCATTTCGTAATTCGATGTCGCCAAGTACAGTCATGTAAAGTGAGTACGCAGAGGCGTAGCCATTGATCTGTGCAAGGTAATAAGAAATACCCTGAGCTTTTAAGAGGTGTGTACTTTCTTTGAGGTCCATCCATTTGCTCGGCATAAGGAAGGGCATTAAAAAAGAAACACTTGTGAGCATAAAGCTTGGGCCGCTAGAAATCACAGAACCAAGATTTACAGACGGCAAAAGACTTGCGCGCGCCTGAGAGACGTGGGTCTTAACTTGTTGTACTTGATTGAGTGCCACAGCAATGTCGATATTTTGAGAAAGAAGAAGAGTTCTAAGAGTTTGTGGATTGATAGTCACAGACTTCTCGGAATTAGCACTAGCTCCTGATGATAAGCTCAATAAGAGCCCTGCGATGATCCCCATCCAGCGCATCGAAGTTTTCATTGATATCCCCCCGAAATGTTTTAGGAATCTAGGATTATTAGCTCCTTTTAGTCTTGTCAAATGGCTCTTTCGTACGGAGTGCTAAATAGATCTCTTTAGTTTGCATTTGAGTGAAAAATCTTGCCTTTTTTCAAAGGTTTAGAGAGATTTTGAGGGAACACCCAGTAAAATATATTTTGAGGTTTTTATGAAAAGCTACTCTTTAAAGAGATATCAGCCCGCAAGTTTACGAATTTGGCATTGGCTCAATGCAATTGCTATTTTTGGTCTCTTGGGAACGACACTCCTGCGCAAAACGTTTCTAAGTTGGAGAACGAATAGCGCATTCATTCAGTCTCAGCTTTCAGAGCAGGGGATTGAAATCAGTTCTGATCTAGCTAAAAATATTGCCGTCGGAATTCGCAATCCTATGTGGGACTGGCATGTCTACTTCGGTATCAGCTTGGCGTTTTTACTTATCGGACGCGTTTGTATCGCTCTTTGTTCTAGGAATAAGACGGAGTCGTTAGCGACTCACCTAAAGAATTTTAAAAACGAAACATCAAATAAAGTACAGGCTCTGCATAAACTTTCAGTAAAGACTGTTTATGCCGTTTTTTATTTGATGACGACATTGATGGTTTGTTCTGGATTGATTCTAACGTTTAAAGCAGAGTTGGGGTTTGAAAAGTCATTTACTCAGCCGGTAAAAGAGATTCATGAATTGAGTATGTGGTTCTTTGTTGGCTTTGTAGCTTTGCATATTTTCGGAGTTATTTTTGCGGAGTTAACAAAGGATCGAGGGATAGTTTCAGATATGATTAATGGTGGGGATAAATAGGAAAAAGGGGCTTTGAAGCCCCTTTTTTTTATTTCTTATTTGCAGATTCCTAAGCGAGACACTGCTTGGCGAACCTTTAGATATTTTTGAGAGCGCGCCTGTGGTCTCAAAACATCCCAGTAAGATTTACGGCTAAAGAGCATTCCATCTCTTCTCAACTGACCGTCTAACATTGAAAGTCCGCAGCGAATATTGCCTGCTCCTGTTTTTCCATCACCTTTGCGGCAGTTTGGCGCATAGGCTTGTTCACGACCATTGTGTAATTGAAGCAGACCAATAAGTTGTCCGTTTGGACCGGTTGCTGTAATTCCAGCATTGCCTGAGCTTTCTAGATGAGCCATGGCATTGATAATCATTACCCAGACAAGTTCTTTAGAGTTTGAGTTGAGGCTATTATAAGCTGGGCAGACAGCGCGGATATCGGAGGTACCATCATAAAGTGCTTGATAGTTTTTCGCACGCATTTCGTTTACGACAACGCTTCCCCAAGAGCCTAAACCTTTGGAGTTCACAAAGCCCGAGCAGGCATTGGCGAAATTCATGCTTGAGTTGATTTGAGAAAGGTCACCCACACTCATTTGCGAGGTGATTGCATTGCGCACATTTCTAATCTGCTGATTTGCAGTGTTTGGATTTTCGGTACAATTAGTACAAGTTGAGCCAGCAACGGAAGTCACGATCTGAGCGTTGGCGTTCTTTGAAGATAAAGATAACAAAATTGCGATTGTTAAGATTAATGCTTTCATAAAGTTTCTCCCATTCGAAGAAACTATAGAGCAAATGCGAGGCCAATCCGGAAAAGTGCTTCAAATCGAGTTGAAGCACTTTTGGTGTATAACTTTAGAGCACATCGATGACCTTCTGACGCCTCAGAAGATCATCGTCTCAAATTGATATATTAATCGCGGAAATGCCTTTTAGGGCTGCGCACACGTTTAATTCCGCTGTGATCACGACGTTCTTCAGAACGAAGAGGTGGTCTTGAGCTTCTCTCGCTACGCTCTGAGCGCTCAGGTCTCTCTGAACGTTCTGGGCGATCCGCTCTTTCACTGCGTTCTGGACGATCAAAGCTGCGCGCTTTATATCCACCACCTTCAGGGCGGTCGGAAGAAGTGCTACGAGCTTTATATCCACCCCCCTCAGGGCGGTCAGAAGAAGTGCGAGCTTTATAGCCTCCGCCTTCAGGGCGATCAGATGAGCGACCAAAACCACGGCCACCGCGATCACTTCTCTCACGGCGTCCACCGCCGTTGAAGTCTCTTGGACCTCTATCGCCTCTGCTGCCACCGCGACCTTCAGAGCGACCTCTTGAGAAACGATTGTCTTGAGGATCACGTGGAAGAAGCTCGCGAGGAACTTTGTCACCCATGTAATCTAAGATCATGTCTTTCTTAACGAAGACATTCGGGAAGTAAGCCACGATAAAGCGAGCTAGAAGTTCTTCTTTAGTAAGCTCTTTAAAGTCGATCTCTTCAGCGTGAGTTAAATCCATGATCAAATCCATTGCAGATTGAACCGGAGCTGAAGAAGCATCCATTGTTGTCACTTTATCTAAAACGTCTTTAATTTTTAGACCAGCCACTTCATTCGCAGATGGAACAACACCTTTAGTAAGGGTTGCTTTCGCAGTGATCATCACGCGGCGAAGAAGATTCAATTGCTCCGGATTTACCAAAGTGATGGCAACACCTTTTTGCCCGTTACGACCCGTACGGCCGATACGGTGAACATAGGACTCAACATCCCATGGTAGAGAGTGATTGATCACGTGAGTAAGATCTTTAATATCCAAACCACGAGCAGCAACGTCCGTCGCTACTACAATCTTCACAGAACGAGATTTGAATTTTTTCATTGTAGCTTCACGCTCTTGCTGATTTTTATCTCCATGAAGAGAGTCAGCCGGGAAGCCTCTTTGAGTTAAAATATCTGCAAGTTCAGCCACTTCCATCTTCGTTTGACAGAAGATGATACCGTAGAACTCAGGAAGAGTTTGAAGAAGGCGGCCAATGACTTCTGTTTTAGAAGAGTTTTTAACTGTGTAGTAAACTTGCTCGATAGTATCAGCAGCGCCTACTTTATTAACTTGTACAGTTTCTGGATTTTCCAGGTAAGTCGAAGAAAGACGTTTTACCTCAGGGCTCATTGTTGCAGAGAATAACCATGTTCTGCAGGCCGCTCTTTGAGAGTCAGTTTCTTCATCTGGTTGAGTGGCGCGAAGAATTGTTTCCATGTCTTCTTTAAAGCCCATAGAAAGCATTTCATCTGCCTCGTCTAAAACCACTGTTTTAACATTTTGAAGCTTGATGATTCTTTGTTCGATGAAGTCTACAAGACGACCCGGAGTTGCTACAACAATGTGAGCGCCTCTTTTAATGCCGTCAATTTGTGTGCGGTAGCTAGAACCACCGTAAATAGTGACAACGCGAACACCTTTTTTCTTCCCAAGAAGAGTCAGTTGTTCTGCTACTTGAAGAGCAAGTTCACGAGTCGGGCTCATAACTAGAGCCTGAGTGTCCTTGATCGTCGGATCAATGTTTTCGATAAGAGGAATACCAAACGCTGCTGTCTTTCCCGTTCCTGTCGAAGCAAGACCGATAAAGTCTTGGGCTCCTGTAAGAAGAAGAGGTAAAGCTTGGCGTTGAATAGGCGTGGGCGTCGAGAAGCCCATGTCCTGCATAGCGGCCAATAGGGGCGCGCTCAGACCAAAGCTTTCGAACGAATCGACAGTTGTTAATGGAGCCATGTAAAAGAAACCTTTCAGAATTGAGTAGGGCACAAGATAGACGATCTCATACCTAAAAGCTCGATATATATTATTGATTGTAATGACCTTGAACTATTTGCATAGGGTGTGAGGGCACTAGTCAGTGCGCGGTCGGATCCTTATATCTATTCTAAAGCCTTTAAGGGGAAGCTGCGTGGTAAACTTCCTATGCAAGGCTGAAATGACTTATCTAACAGCACATAGAAACGAACCTTTACCACTTAGTTGCTGATCTTACTATATTTTTTTTATAAACCTTTAGAATTAGAGTCCTTTCAGACACAGGAGGGCAAATCTGTGGAAGTCGCCATAGAAGCTGAGTGCGCTTCAAACCCCATAAAAACTAATACAGAAAAAAAGTCTTTTAAGTTATAAAGTTCGAATGATTCATTTATCCAATATTTCTAAGCAGCACGGCAATAAGATCCTTTATCGTAATGGGTCCTTTCAAATCAACTCTGGCGAAAAGATCGGCCTTGTGGGCCCTAATGGTGCCGGTAAAACCACGATATTCCGAATTATCATGGGAGAAGAAGGCTACGATGGCGGCACTCTTTCTAAATCTGATAAAACAGTGATCGGTTACTTCTCGCAAAATATCGAAGATATGCGCGGGCGCTCTGCTTTGGACGAAGTGAAGTCAGCAGTGGGCAATGTCATTGAGATGCAAAGAGATATGCAGACCTATGAAGCCAAGCTTGCAGATCCTGATTTAGATCCAGATGAGATGATGGTCATTCTTGAAAAGTACGGTGAACTTCAAGCTGAGTTTGAACGCCTTGGGGGCTATGATCTTGACTCTCGCGCAGCTGAGATTCTGACAGGTCTTGGAATCGGTCCCGACGATTATCATCGCCCCACAGAGAGTTTCTCGGGTGGTTGGAAGATGCGTATTGCTCTTGCCAAAATTTTGGCAATCAACCCTGACGTTTTATTGCTCGACGAGCCGACGAATCACTTAGACGTCGAATCTATCGTATGGCTTGAAGAGTGGCTGGCTAATTATAAAGGCGCCATTTTAATGACAAGCCATGATCGCGATTTCATGAATCGCCTGGTCACTAAGATTGTAGAAATCGCGAATAAAACGATTACAGTCTATGGCGGGAACTATGATTTTTACGAAAGAGAACGTTCCGTTCGCTTGGAACAGCTGATTGCCGCTGCTAAACGCCAAGAGGACATGCTCGCTAAGGAAGAAGAGTTCATCGCGCGTTTTGCAGCTAGAGCCTCTCACGCGGCACAAGTTCAATCGCGAGTTAAGAAATTAGAAAAAATCGATCGTATTGAGATTCCAGAAGAAGAAGCTGAAATCAAATTTGAATGGCCTGTGCCTCCACGTGGAGGGGATGAGGTTGTTAAATTTGAAAACCTAGAAAAAGTTTGGAAAAGCGACGACAGCAAAGAAAAGCTAGTCTTTTCTGGCGCTAGCGGTTTAGTGAAGCGTCTTGATCGTGTGGCGGTCGTCGGAGTGAATGGTGCCGGTAAATCAACGCTGTTAAAGATTATCGCAGGTCATGCCGAGC carries:
- a CDS encoding putative Ni,Fe-hydrogenase I cytochrome b subunit (COG1969 Ni,Fe-hydrogenase I cytochrome b subunit); the encoded protein is MKSYSLKRYQPASLRIWHWLNAIAIFGLLGTTLLRKTFLSWRTNSAFIQSQLSEQGIEISSDLAKNIAVGIRNPMWDWHVYFGISLAFLLIGRVCIALCSRNKTESLATHLKNFKNETSNKVQALHKLSVKTVYAVFYLMTTLMVCSGLILTFKAELGFEKSFTQPVKEIHELSMWFFVGFVALHIFGVIFAELTKDRGIVSDMINGGDK
- a CDS encoding ATP-dependent RNA helicase (COG0513 Superfamily II DNA and RNA helicases); the encoded protein is MAPLTTVDSFESFGLSAPLLAAMQDMGFSTPTPIQRQALPLLLTGAQDFIGLASTGTGKTAAFGIPLIENIDPTIKDTQALVMSPTRELALQVAEQLTLLGKKKGVRVVTIYGGSSYRTQIDGIKRGAHIVVATPGRLVDFIEQRIIKLQNVKTVVLDEADEMLSMGFKEDMETILRATQPDEETDSQRAACRTWLFSATMSPEVKRLSSTYLENPETVQVNKVGAADTIEQVYYTVKNSSKTEVIGRLLQTLPEFYGIIFCQTKMEVAELADILTQRGFPADSLHGDKNQQEREATMKKFKSRSVKIVVATDVAARGLDIKDLTHVINHSLPWDVESYVHRIGRTGRNGQKGVAITLVNPEQLNLLRRVMITAKATLTKGVVPSANEVAGLKIKDVLDKVTTMDASSAPVQSAMDLIMDLTHAEEIDFKELTKEELLARFIVAYFPNVFVKKDMILDYMGDKVPRELLPRDPQDNRFSRGRSEGRGGSRGDRGPRDFNGGGRRERSDRGGRGFGRSSDRPEGGGYKARTSSDRPEGGGYKARSTSSDRPEGGGYKARSFDRPERSERADRPERSERPERSERSERSSRPPLRSEERRDHSGIKRVRSPKRHFRD
- a CDS encoding ABC transporter, ATP-binding protein (COG0488 ATPase components of ABC transporters with duplicated ATPase domains) encodes the protein MIHLSNISKQHGNKILYRNGSFQINSGEKIGLVGPNGAGKTTIFRIIMGEEGYDGGTLSKSDKTVIGYFSQNIEDMRGRSALDEVKSAVGNVIEMQRDMQTYEAKLADPDLDPDEMMVILEKYGELQAEFERLGGYDLDSRAAEILTGLGIGPDDYHRPTESFSGGWKMRIALAKILAINPDVLLLDEPTNHLDVESIVWLEEWLANYKGAILMTSHDRDFMNRLVTKIVEIANKTITVYGGNYDFYERERSVRLEQLIAAAKRQEDMLAKEEEFIARFAARASHAAQVQSRVKKLEKIDRIEIPEEEAEIKFEWPVPPRGGDEVVKFENLEKVWKSDDSKEKLVFSGASGLVKRLDRVAVVGVNGAGKSTLLKIIAGHAEPTSGVMTLGASINVGYFSQNSLDVLDPKATIVDEVHARMPNAGVGFVRNLLGAFKFSGEEAEKKISILSGGEKSRVVLATILAQPVNLLILDEPTNHLDITSREVLLRAIKEFPGTVMIVSHDRHFLREITTRVFEVDRNQIRIYDGSYEYYQSKKQQELQG